The proteins below come from a single Streptomyces sp. MRC013 genomic window:
- a CDS encoding DUF4439 domain-containing protein, with translation MSALEAAQAVLAAEHAAVYGYGVVGARVDAAGRAEAAQAHAAHRARRDAAARTVRDLGGTPAVAAPAYALPFPAADGEAAVRLAAVLEDRIAGAYADLVRAAGGSLRRDAAAALREAAVRAVRWRGRGVAFPGLAERP, from the coding sequence ATGAGCGCCCTGGAGGCCGCGCAGGCGGTGCTGGCGGCGGAGCACGCCGCGGTGTACGGGTACGGCGTGGTCGGCGCCCGGGTCGACGCGGCCGGGCGGGCGGAGGCCGCGCAGGCCCACGCGGCGCACCGGGCGCGGCGCGATGCGGCGGCCCGGACCGTGCGGGACCTGGGCGGCACGCCGGCCGTGGCGGCGCCGGCGTACGCGCTGCCGTTCCCGGCCGCGGACGGGGAGGCGGCGGTGCGGCTGGCCGCCGTGCTGGAGGACCGGATCGCGGGCGCGTACGCCGACCTCGTACGGGCCGCCGGGGGCTCGCTGCGCCGGGACGCGGCGGCCGCGCTGCGCGAGGCGGCGGTGCGGGCCGTGCGCTGGCGCGGGCGCGGCGTAGCCTTTCCCGGACTCGCCGAGCGACCGTGA